A DNA window from Porphyromonas gingivalis ATCC 33277 contains the following coding sequences:
- a CDS encoding dihydroorotate dehydrogenase-like protein, whose translation MIDLSTEFAGLRLKNPIVAACSGLTRNLKTIKDLEAAGVAAIVLKSLFEEQIEAEMSQMMSPMDYPEAADYINAYVQSNEISKHLDFLREVKREVAIPVIASINCFRSDSWVDFAKQFEEAGADALEINVMRLNTDLFFDANKAEQMYVDIISSLIKAIRIPVVVKLSKSFANIPSLVDKLRAAGAKGVVLFNRSYQPDIDIDKVQMVAGDVFTSAGEISDTIRHAGIVSALVPGISIASSTGIHDGEAALKCLLAGAHVTQICTVLYKKGPQFVAEMIATIESWMQVKGYYSVSEFRGKLNAASVKSATMYERMQFMKYFANKDN comes from the coding sequence ATGATCGATTTGTCCACTGAGTTCGCCGGCTTGCGCCTGAAAAATCCTATTGTTGCAGCATGTTCGGGACTGACCCGCAACCTCAAAACCATCAAAGATCTCGAAGCAGCGGGTGTTGCTGCCATCGTACTGAAATCACTGTTCGAAGAGCAGATCGAGGCAGAAATGTCCCAAATGATGTCCCCGATGGATTACCCTGAGGCGGCAGACTATATCAATGCCTATGTACAGAGCAACGAGATCTCCAAACACCTCGACTTCCTCCGCGAAGTGAAGCGCGAGGTGGCTATCCCCGTAATAGCCAGCATCAACTGCTTCCGCTCCGATTCGTGGGTGGACTTTGCCAAGCAGTTCGAAGAGGCCGGAGCCGACGCTCTCGAAATCAACGTGATGCGACTCAATACCGATCTCTTCTTCGATGCCAACAAAGCCGAACAGATGTATGTGGATATTATCAGCTCTCTGATCAAAGCCATCAGAATCCCTGTAGTGGTGAAGCTTTCCAAATCTTTTGCCAATATCCCATCTCTCGTCGATAAGCTGCGTGCGGCAGGAGCCAAGGGTGTGGTGCTTTTCAATCGTTCATACCAGCCCGACATCGACATCGACAAAGTACAGATGGTGGCCGGAGACGTATTTACCTCTGCAGGAGAAATATCAGATACGATTCGCCATGCCGGTATCGTGAGTGCATTGGTACCGGGCATATCCATCGCTTCTTCCACAGGTATTCATGATGGTGAGGCCGCACTCAAGTGCCTGCTGGCCGGTGCACATGTGACTCAGATATGTACGGTTCTTTACAAAAAGGGACCTCAATTCGTGGCCGAAATGATCGCCACCATTGAGAGCTGGATGCAAGTAAAGGGCTATTATTCGGTTAGTGAATTCCGAGGCAAGCTCAATGCAGCGAGCGTGAAGTCGGCAACGATGTACGAGCGTATGCAGTTTATGAAGTACTTTGCCAATAAAGATAATTGA
- a CDS encoding DUF1661 domain-containing protein produces the protein MARERKKSRATAKKFSRRFSEKHAPQSERFWFVFPRLSVVDFPTMVKP, from the coding sequence TTGGCGCGGGAGCGAAAAAAATCTCGCGCCACTGCGAAAAAATTCTCGCGCCGCTTTTCAGAAAAACACGCGCCACAATCGGAGCGTTTCTGGTTCGTATTTCCGAGGCTGTCAGTCGTAGACTTTCCGACAATGGTGAAGCCTTAA
- a CDS encoding DUF1661 domain-containing protein has translation MARDFFRSRAKTEKFARHVFGKDKRENFRA, from the coding sequence GTGGCGCGAGATTTTTTTCGCTCCCGCGCCAAAACCGAAAAGTTTGCGCGCCACGTTTTTGGGAAGGACAAAAGAGAAAATTTCCGCGCGTAA
- a CDS encoding sensor histidine kinase has protein sequence MGWSGNQTFFERSRIMMRVTFIFAAMVIALLTLFASDRLIDKMAGEERQKIELWAQATKIVASDDEAVLAKDLVLQIIQSNNSIPVILCDPKDSIISYNNIDIPAGKPALPYLQKKLRYFKEGYPPIRIEIEARRPQFLYYSDSQTLRRLLVLPYIALSVIFVFLGISIMALLAERRSEQNRVWNGLSKETAHQLGTPISSLMAWVELLKASEEDPSITNEMEKDIDRLRMIAERFQKVGSEPKTEVQDVRPALGSTADYMRYRVSRQVDIELRMPNEVIGIALSAPLFSWVIENMIKNAVDAMSGKGKITIELKEKGSYAVIDITDTGKGIPKGKMRDIFRPGYSTKTRGWGLGLSLAKRIIEKYHKGKISVKQSEPGIGTTFRILLPKQTDLP, from the coding sequence ATGGGCTGGAGCGGTAATCAAACATTCTTCGAGCGAAGCCGCATCATGATGCGCGTTACCTTTATTTTCGCCGCCATGGTCATTGCTCTCCTTACGTTGTTTGCTTCGGACAGACTGATCGATAAGATGGCCGGCGAGGAAAGGCAGAAAATCGAGCTATGGGCACAGGCTACCAAGATCGTGGCCTCCGACGATGAAGCCGTTCTGGCCAAAGACCTTGTTTTGCAGATTATCCAATCCAACAATAGCATCCCCGTCATCCTGTGCGATCCCAAAGACTCTATTATTTCGTACAACAACATCGACATTCCGGCCGGCAAACCTGCCCTACCCTACCTCCAAAAGAAGCTTCGTTATTTCAAGGAAGGGTATCCTCCTATCCGAATAGAAATAGAGGCCCGTCGGCCACAATTCCTCTATTATTCCGACAGCCAAACCCTACGGCGACTGTTGGTATTGCCTTATATAGCTCTGAGCGTGATATTTGTCTTCCTCGGTATTTCCATCATGGCCTTGCTGGCTGAGCGCAGATCCGAACAGAATCGTGTATGGAACGGACTCTCCAAAGAGACTGCCCATCAGCTCGGCACGCCCATATCCAGCCTGATGGCATGGGTGGAACTCCTCAAGGCATCGGAAGAGGATCCATCTATCACCAATGAGATGGAAAAGGATATAGACCGACTGCGTATGATAGCCGAACGATTCCAAAAGGTAGGCTCGGAACCCAAGACGGAAGTGCAGGATGTCCGTCCGGCTTTGGGCAGCACAGCGGACTACATGCGCTACCGCGTATCGCGACAAGTGGACATAGAATTGAGGATGCCGAATGAGGTCATCGGCATAGCACTTTCGGCACCGCTGTTCAGTTGGGTGATCGAAAATATGATCAAAAATGCCGTCGATGCCATGAGCGGTAAAGGAAAGATCACGATCGAACTTAAGGAGAAAGGCTCGTATGCAGTAATAGACATTACCGACACGGGCAAAGGGATCCCCAAGGGGAAAATGCGCGATATATTCCGTCCGGGCTATTCCACGAAGACCAGAGGTTGGGGCTTGGGCTTGTCTCTGGCAAAGCGAATCATAGAGAAATATCACAAAGGGAAAATAAGCGTAAAGCAATCGGAGCCGGGTATTGGCACCACTTTCCGTATTCTGCTGCCGAAACAGACCGATCTGCCATAA
- the recJ gene encoding single-stranded-DNA-specific exonuclease RecJ has translation MNYNWNLEPFTAEERSLGTIFCRELRLAPVVGCLLARRGIASVEEAKRFFRPRLEDLHDPFLMKDMDKAVARLNRAVGRKEKIMIYGDYDVDGTTAVALVYKYLRATGCSETQLDYYIPDRYDEGYGISYRGIDLAHSLGTKLIIVLDCGIKAVEKVAYAKSLDIDFIICDHHNPDETLPDAVAVLDAKRADNTYPYEHLSGCGVGFKFMQAYARSNNLPESKLLPLLDLVAVSIASDIVPIMGENRILAYYGLRQLNKRPCLGLQAIIDVCGLKKRRIDMNDIVFKIGPRINASGRMMNGGKAVELLLSQDAVEAQSRTANIDEYNDQRRELDKDVTEQAIDILGELSDVDKKILVIYRPEWHKGVIGIVASRMTERYSRPTIVMTKSGDFISGSARSVGGFDVYKAIEHCKDLLVNFGGHPFASGLTIKEENLETFRKMITDYAEEAVSPELLVPQIDVDAEISIEEVNYKLLDNLKRMGPFGPENSKPVFISRQLYDAGGSRAVGKASEHLKIDVRVGSGERHPVSGIAFNQAGHCNEIKNGSFRLCYTIEENEFNGNKSLQLLVRDIKPEEESAINGKTR, from the coding sequence ATGAATTACAACTGGAATTTGGAGCCGTTTACCGCAGAGGAACGTTCCCTCGGGACAATATTCTGTCGGGAGCTAAGGCTCGCGCCCGTAGTGGGGTGCCTATTGGCACGCAGGGGAATAGCTTCCGTAGAGGAAGCTAAGCGTTTCTTTCGCCCAAGATTGGAGGATCTCCACGATCCTTTCCTGATGAAGGATATGGACAAGGCTGTAGCTCGCCTGAACAGGGCGGTGGGGCGAAAGGAAAAAATCATGATTTACGGTGACTATGATGTAGACGGTACCACGGCAGTGGCACTCGTCTATAAGTATTTGCGCGCCACGGGCTGCTCCGAAACCCAATTGGATTACTACATTCCGGATAGGTACGATGAGGGTTATGGTATCTCTTATCGAGGAATTGATTTGGCTCACTCTCTCGGAACGAAACTGATAATCGTACTCGACTGTGGTATCAAAGCCGTCGAAAAGGTGGCATACGCCAAGTCGCTTGACATTGATTTTATTATCTGCGACCATCACAATCCGGATGAAACGCTACCTGATGCCGTTGCGGTGCTGGATGCCAAAAGAGCTGACAATACGTATCCTTACGAACATCTCTCCGGCTGTGGAGTCGGGTTCAAGTTTATGCAAGCCTATGCTCGGAGCAACAATTTGCCCGAATCCAAGCTCCTTCCTTTGCTCGACCTCGTGGCTGTCAGTATAGCTTCGGATATTGTCCCTATCATGGGAGAGAACCGCATACTCGCCTATTACGGACTGCGCCAACTTAATAAACGCCCTTGTCTCGGCTTGCAGGCTATAATAGATGTATGCGGTCTGAAGAAGCGAAGGATAGATATGAACGACATCGTCTTCAAGATCGGGCCTCGGATCAATGCTTCCGGTCGTATGATGAATGGGGGTAAGGCTGTGGAACTACTACTCTCTCAGGATGCTGTGGAAGCTCAAAGCCGAACGGCCAATATAGACGAATACAACGACCAACGCCGTGAGCTCGACAAGGATGTGACGGAACAGGCCATCGATATTTTGGGCGAGCTATCCGATGTGGACAAGAAGATCCTCGTTATATATCGGCCGGAATGGCACAAGGGCGTTATCGGCATAGTGGCCAGCAGGATGACCGAACGCTATTCGCGCCCGACGATCGTGATGACTAAGAGCGGTGATTTCATTTCAGGCTCGGCTCGATCCGTAGGAGGGTTCGATGTGTACAAAGCCATCGAACATTGCAAGGACTTGCTGGTCAATTTCGGAGGGCATCCTTTTGCCTCCGGTCTGACGATCAAAGAAGAGAATCTGGAAACCTTCCGAAAGATGATTACGGACTATGCCGAAGAGGCTGTATCTCCGGAACTACTGGTGCCACAAATAGATGTAGATGCCGAAATATCCATCGAAGAGGTCAATTACAAACTTCTCGACAACCTCAAGCGGATGGGACCATTCGGCCCGGAAAACTCCAAGCCGGTCTTTATATCCCGACAACTGTATGATGCCGGTGGTAGCAGGGCTGTAGGAAAAGCTTCCGAACACCTGAAGATAGATGTAAGAGTGGGATCGGGCGAACGCCATCCGGTGAGTGGGATTGCGTTTAATCAGGCCGGTCATTGCAATGAGATCAAAAACGGCTCATTTCGTCTTTGCTACACGATAGAAGAGAACGAATTCAACGGCAACAAATCATTGCAACTATTGGTGCGCGATATTAAGCCCGAAGAAGAATCTGCTATTAACGGAAAAACAAGATGA
- a CDS encoding PspC domain-containing protein, protein MKKTLTMNLGGKVFHIDEDAYNLLEEYLHNLASHFDRENHTDCKTIEEFEAYLSDMMVVRLHSEHAVISIGLIREVIEKINTGEHFSSNEDSTTAGYSAGAGYSQKERETSGYRYMSGEAPKRKFYRDMDHAVLCGVCSGIAAYTRWNVNAIRVIVVLMTILASPLFWMIIIGYLAVWMIAPPAITASQKLEMYGEPITVENIGKRVAADVDTGLHRRNASVLNTLGCVLKGLFVLVGIGLILAVVFGLFGLILELFADGYVAHAPLTSDWISIPSWMILCATISVFIIVAVPIMAIVFRHQGQGRNGIIPAGLKWLGLTIWLAAAVLLAVVFILITRELGLNFFLHRHSV, encoded by the coding sequence ATGAAAAAAACGCTCACGATGAATCTGGGAGGCAAGGTCTTCCACATCGACGAGGATGCCTATAACCTGCTGGAGGAGTATCTGCACAATTTAGCCTCACATTTCGATCGGGAGAACCATACGGATTGTAAGACGATCGAGGAATTCGAAGCCTACTTGTCCGACATGATGGTGGTGCGTTTGCATAGCGAACACGCCGTAATAAGTATCGGCCTGATTCGTGAAGTCATAGAAAAGATCAATACGGGAGAGCACTTTTCTTCCAATGAAGACAGTACGACTGCCGGATATTCTGCAGGGGCCGGTTACAGTCAGAAGGAGAGAGAAACTTCAGGCTATCGATACATGTCCGGGGAGGCTCCGAAGCGGAAGTTTTATCGCGACATGGATCATGCCGTTTTGTGTGGCGTGTGTAGCGGTATTGCTGCATATACGAGATGGAATGTGAATGCTATCCGTGTGATAGTCGTGTTGATGACGATTTTGGCTTCTCCGCTCTTTTGGATGATCATTATCGGTTATTTGGCCGTTTGGATGATAGCTCCACCGGCTATAACTGCTTCTCAGAAATTGGAGATGTATGGCGAGCCGATCACGGTGGAGAATATCGGTAAGCGAGTTGCTGCCGATGTCGATACCGGCCTTCACCGCAGGAATGCTTCTGTACTGAACACGCTGGGGTGTGTACTCAAAGGACTGTTCGTCCTCGTAGGAATAGGTCTTATCCTTGCTGTCGTTTTCGGTCTTTTCGGCCTTATATTAGAGCTGTTTGCAGACGGTTACGTGGCACATGCTCCTTTGACTTCGGACTGGATTTCTATTCCTTCTTGGATGATACTCTGTGCCACGATCTCCGTATTTATTATAGTAGCCGTCCCGATTATGGCCATCGTTTTCAGACATCAGGGACAGGGGAGAAACGGGATTATTCCTGCAGGTCTCAAATGGCTGGGCTTGACCATTTGGCTTGCTGCCGCTGTCCTATTGGCCGTAGTCTTCATATTGATAACCCGTGAACTGGGTTTGAATTTCTTCCTCCATCGCCATTCAGTATGA
- the pncB gene encoding nicotinate phosphoribosyltransferase — protein sequence MGIIRSILDTDLYKFTTGYAYAKLFPRAYGEFRFIDRNRQGFTEEFAELVRGEIRAMAALSLTRDEKEFLQRELPYLPPIYIDFLDGFRFDPEEVTVSIDAQGHLDIRAQGLLYRVTLWETPILAVISELYYRFIGAKPDWKQVEEVTRSKGELMREHRTTFSIFGMRRRFSLEVEDRVTDILKQYAGESLFGTSNVHLAHKHGLRVSGTHPHEWIQFHGAIYGYKMANYVAMEDWINVYDGDLGTVLTDTYTTDVFMRNFSKKHAMLFTSLRHDSGDPEIFIEKAVRRYEELRVDPKIKYIIFSDSLTPQRAIEIQKLCAGRIKASFGIGTNLTNDVGGGVEPLNIVMKLWKCKMTAKDDWHYCVKLSDVDGKHTGEPEEILLAMNTLGIKPK from the coding sequence ATGGGTATTATCCGGAGCATATTAGACACCGATCTATATAAATTCACCACCGGCTATGCCTATGCCAAGCTATTCCCCAGAGCTTATGGCGAATTTCGCTTCATAGACCGTAATCGGCAGGGCTTTACGGAAGAATTTGCGGAGCTGGTGCGAGGTGAAATACGAGCGATGGCTGCTCTGTCTTTGACTCGTGATGAAAAAGAGTTTCTCCAACGAGAGCTTCCTTATCTTCCACCGATATATATCGATTTTCTCGATGGCTTCCGTTTCGATCCGGAAGAAGTTACAGTATCGATAGACGCACAAGGCCACTTGGATATACGAGCGCAAGGCCTTCTCTACCGAGTGACACTTTGGGAGACGCCTATCCTTGCCGTCATCAGTGAGCTGTACTATCGTTTTATTGGAGCCAAGCCGGATTGGAAACAAGTAGAAGAGGTAACTCGATCTAAAGGGGAGTTGATGCGAGAGCATCGAACTACGTTCTCGATATTCGGTATGCGGCGGCGTTTCTCCCTTGAAGTGGAAGACCGTGTGACGGATATTCTCAAGCAGTATGCAGGTGAGAGTCTCTTTGGTACGAGCAACGTACACCTTGCCCATAAGCATGGGCTACGTGTTTCCGGCACACATCCACACGAATGGATACAATTCCATGGAGCTATTTACGGCTATAAGATGGCCAATTATGTAGCCATGGAGGATTGGATCAATGTCTATGACGGTGATCTTGGCACTGTGCTGACCGATACGTACACGACTGATGTCTTCATGCGCAACTTCAGTAAGAAGCATGCCATGCTCTTTACCAGTCTGAGACATGACAGCGGAGATCCCGAGATATTCATAGAAAAAGCAGTGCGACGATACGAAGAGCTGCGAGTGGATCCCAAAATCAAGTACATTATATTCTCTGACAGCCTCACTCCTCAGCGAGCTATAGAGATTCAAAAGTTGTGCGCCGGCAGGATTAAGGCCAGCTTTGGAATCGGTACCAATCTGACCAATGATGTGGGTGGGGGCGTAGAGCCGTTGAATATCGTAATGAAGCTCTGGAAGTGCAAGATGACGGCGAAAGACGACTGGCACTACTGTGTAAAGCTGAGCGACGTCGATGGTAAGCATACGGGAGAGCCGGAAGAAATCCTTTTGGCGATGAATACACTGGGTATCAAACCGAAATAA
- the nadD gene encoding nicotinate (nicotinamide) nucleotide adenylyltransferase: MLTGLFFGSFNPMHIGHLALANYLTEYTPIRQLWFVPSPLNPLKNTQELLPYDLRCELIEQAIRKDIRFQVLRIEELLPSPHYTIRTLRALSMLYPHHRFALLIGADNWQSFDRWKDHHRLMAKYELIIYPRFGYEVNDTTLPTGCRYIHDAPRIEISSTQIRTSILEGKDLRYWLPLPESQDVIASALQSCLSPKR; this comes from the coding sequence ATGCTGACGGGACTATTCTTCGGATCTTTCAATCCGATGCATATCGGTCATTTGGCACTGGCCAATTATCTGACAGAATACACTCCGATCAGACAGTTGTGGTTCGTACCAAGCCCGTTGAACCCTCTAAAAAATACCCAAGAGCTGCTCCCGTACGATCTGCGTTGCGAGCTGATAGAGCAAGCCATTCGAAAGGATATCCGTTTTCAAGTTCTGCGCATTGAAGAGCTGCTCCCTTCTCCTCACTACACAATCCGGACGCTTCGTGCTCTCTCCATGCTGTATCCTCATCATCGGTTCGCCCTCCTGATCGGGGCGGACAACTGGCAGAGCTTCGATCGATGGAAGGATCATCATCGGCTGATGGCCAAATACGAGCTAATCATATACCCTCGGTTCGGCTATGAAGTAAACGATACGACGCTTCCGACCGGATGTCGATACATACATGATGCCCCGCGAATAGAAATCTCCTCTACCCAAATCAGGACAAGCATATTGGAAGGAAAAGATCTACGCTATTGGCTACCTCTCCCTGAGTCTCAGGACGTCATAGCATCTGCCCTGCAAAGTTGTCTGTCACCAAAACGCTGA
- a CDS encoding putative signal transducing protein → MEEERMVTLVCLQSNALAEELQRMLAETGITAYLRNEYTNRIIGPMCDVGGVRIELAESDLEAARIVLAESGLPLAEPEQTPVGRISRWADNLPLLRNRPLEQRLWIITGLLLVFLGLLSIILYLLS, encoded by the coding sequence ATGGAAGAAGAAAGAATGGTCACGCTCGTCTGCCTGCAAAGCAATGCTTTGGCAGAAGAACTCCAACGAATGCTTGCCGAGACAGGCATCACGGCCTATTTGCGTAATGAATACACCAACCGTATCATAGGCCCTATGTGCGATGTCGGCGGTGTGAGAATTGAATTGGCCGAAAGCGACCTCGAGGCTGCTCGTATTGTTTTGGCGGAGTCCGGATTGCCATTGGCAGAACCGGAGCAGACCCCAGTAGGGCGTATCAGCCGATGGGCAGACAACTTGCCTCTCCTGCGCAATCGTCCTTTGGAACAACGGTTATGGATCATTACGGGACTGCTCCTGGTCTTTCTCGGACTGCTTTCCATCATACTCTATCTCTTAAGCTAA
- a CDS encoding glycoside hydrolase family 10 protein — protein sequence MALFSCGTKRKLPSQVHADYPKREFRAAWIQTVYQGEYARLSPTEARRLLIGRLDKLKEAGCNAIIFQIRPESDAWYESAIEPWSRFLTGRQGQAPTPFWDPLAFMVSECHKRGMELHAWINPYRASTSGTAGLAPNHPYHRYPQWFVTYNNQLYYDPGVPDCRAYICRIVRDITMRYDIDAIHMDDYFYPYPVAGAAFPDDDSFRRYGQGYTSQTKGDWRRENVNKLVHEIKQTILQSKPWVRFGISPFGIYRNKRTSPSGSETAGLQNYDDLYADVLLWQKRGWIDYVIPQIYWEIGHKAADYATLAEWWGRNSVGAAHLYFGQDVKRTMTARQLASKMRMQRSVAVGHALWPAGEVVNNTEGVADSLRSRYHRYPALIPAYTAMHRQAPPKVKGLHAAWLPSGFHLIWLAEKDESDPVKASYFVVYAFRHGMKKTIQQAENIWVITPENSIRLPDSHASADYTYWVTAVDRFHNESKPAKLKVKARYKRP from the coding sequence ATGGCTCTTTTTAGCTGTGGCACCAAGCGAAAACTGCCTTCACAAGTCCACGCCGATTATCCCAAGCGGGAGTTCCGTGCAGCTTGGATCCAAACCGTCTATCAGGGAGAATACGCTCGTCTCTCTCCTACCGAAGCACGCCGTCTGCTGATCGGGAGGTTGGATAAACTCAAAGAAGCCGGCTGTAATGCGATCATTTTCCAGATCAGGCCCGAGAGCGATGCCTGGTACGAATCCGCTATAGAGCCGTGGAGCCGTTTCCTGACAGGCCGACAGGGACAAGCCCCTACGCCTTTTTGGGATCCACTGGCTTTTATGGTCAGCGAATGTCACAAGCGAGGGATGGAACTGCATGCGTGGATCAATCCATACAGGGCCTCGACTTCGGGAACAGCAGGGCTTGCTCCCAATCATCCCTACCACCGTTATCCGCAATGGTTTGTCACCTACAACAACCAGCTCTATTATGATCCCGGTGTGCCGGATTGTAGGGCCTATATCTGCCGTATCGTACGAGATATTACGATGCGATATGACATCGATGCCATTCACATGGATGATTACTTCTATCCATATCCGGTAGCCGGTGCGGCTTTTCCCGATGACGACAGTTTTCGACGATACGGACAGGGATATACCTCTCAAACGAAGGGGGACTGGAGACGCGAGAATGTAAACAAGCTGGTGCATGAGATCAAACAGACCATACTGCAGTCAAAACCGTGGGTTCGTTTCGGAATCAGTCCCTTCGGCATATATCGGAACAAACGCACCTCCCCCTCCGGTAGCGAGACGGCCGGACTTCAGAACTATGATGACCTCTATGCCGATGTGCTACTGTGGCAAAAAAGAGGATGGATCGACTATGTTATCCCCCAAATCTATTGGGAGATCGGACACAAAGCCGCGGACTATGCCACGTTAGCTGAGTGGTGGGGGCGCAATTCTGTAGGAGCTGCGCATCTCTACTTCGGGCAAGATGTCAAACGAACGATGACCGCCCGACAACTGGCTTCCAAGATGCGGATGCAGCGATCCGTAGCAGTGGGGCATGCCCTTTGGCCGGCAGGCGAGGTAGTGAACAATACCGAAGGAGTGGCAGACAGCTTGCGTAGCCGTTACCACCGCTATCCCGCACTTATACCTGCTTATACGGCTATGCACCGACAGGCTCCTCCGAAAGTGAAAGGACTGCATGCCGCTTGGTTGCCATCAGGTTTTCACCTGATTTGGCTTGCTGAAAAGGATGAATCCGACCCTGTCAAAGCTTCCTACTTCGTGGTCTATGCCTTCCGTCATGGCATGAAGAAAACGATCCAACAAGCTGAAAACATTTGGGTGATTACTCCCGAAAACAGCATTCGCCTTCCCGACTCCCATGCTTCAGCCGATTATACTTATTGGGTGACGGCCGTAGATCGCTTCCACAACGAGAGCAAACCGGCCAAGCTGAAAGTCAAAGCCCGATACAAACGCCCCTGA